The genomic stretch CCTGATGCGTTTCAGGCCGATCATGATGACGACGCTGGCCGCGCTGATGGGCACGTTCCCGATCGCGCTCGGCACCGGCGCCAGCGCCGAACTGCGCCAGCCGCTGGGCGTTGCCGTCGTCGGCGGCCTGCTGGCCTCGCAGGCGCTGACCCTGTTCGTGACCCCGGTGATCTACGTCTATATGGAGAATTTCTCGGGCTGGCTGGGCGGGCTCTTGCCGAAGCGCAAGCCCGACCTGCCCGCGGTGGCCGATGCCGAACAGCCCTCGCTCTTCGGCATCAACGACGATATTCCGGCCGAACCGCAGAAGACGGCCGCCGAATAGCCGGCCAGCGGGCACCGATTTCCGCTGGCCCAAGCCGTCATGCTTGCAGCCGGCGGGGCGGAACCGTAATTTGTGCCCATGTCCCATGATCATGACCACGACAACGAGCTCGATCCGTTTGCCGCCCGCGTGCGGGCGCTGGAGACCATCCTGACCCGCAAGGGCCTGATCGATCCGGCGGCGATCGACGTCATCGTCGATACCTACGAGACCAAGATCGGCCCGCGCAACGGCGCCAGGGTGGTGGCCAAGGCCTGGAGCGATCCTGCCTATGCGGACTGGCTCAAGCGCGATGCGACGGCGGCGATCGAATCGCTGAGCTATACCGGCCGGCAAGGCGAGCACATGCAGGCGGTGTTCAACACCGGGGATACGCACAACCTCGTCGTCTGCACGTTGTGCTCCTGCTATCCATGGTCGGTGCTCGGCCTGCCGCCGGTCTGGTACAAGGCGCCGCCCTATCGCTCGCGCGCGGTGATCGATCCGCGTGGCGTGCTTGAGGAATTCGGGCTGACGCTGCCGGCGACCACCAGGATACGCGTCTGGGATTCGACGGCGGAACTGCGCTATCTCGTCGTGCCGATGCGCCCGGCCAGCACTGAAGGCTGGAGCGAGCAGCAACTGGCCGACCTGGTGAGCCGCGATGCGATGATCGGTACGGCGCTCGCCCAGGAACCGCAACAAACGAGGCAGCCGGCATGAACGGGCCGCACGATCTCGGCGGGCAGATGGGCTTCGGCCCGGTCGCGCCCGAACAGGACGAGCCCTATTTCCACGCTGCCTGGGAGAGGCGCGCACTCGGCGTGACGCTTTGCGCCGGCGCCATGGGTGCCTGGACCATCGACGAGAGCCGGCATGCGCGGGAATCGCTGCATCCGGCCGATTATTATGCCTCCAGCTACTACCAGATCTGGATCAAGGCGCTGGAAAAGTTGCTCAAGCGCCACGGTTTCGTCAGCGAGCGCGATCTCGAGGCAGGCGAGGCGATCGATAGAGCGGCGACCCCGAAACGGGTGCTGAAAGCCGAAAACGTGCCTGCCGTGCTGGCCAAGGGCGGTCCTTGCGATCGGCCGGTCGAAACAGCGCCACGCTTCAAGGCCGGCGATGCCGTGCGGACGAAGAACTTCAACCCGACCGGCCATACAAGGCTGCCGCGCTATGCACGCGGCAAGCGGGGTACAATCGAGGCGGTGCGCGACGGTTTTGTCTTTCCCGACAGCAACGCGCATGGCCAGGGCGAAAACCCGCAATGGGTCTACACGGTGGTTTTCGACGGTCCGGAAATCTGGGGCGAGGGGGCCGACCCGACGCTTGTCGTTTCGATCGACGCCTGGGAGAGTTATCTTGAGCCGGCCTGACGGGATCGCCGCAGATTTGCCCGCCAGCCTCGATGCGGCGGTCTTCGCCGAGCCATGGCAGGCCGAGGCGTTCGCCATGACGGTGGCGCTGCATGACAAGGGCCTGTTCTCGTGGAGCGAGTGGGCGGATGCGCTGTCGGCAGAAGTGAAGAAGCCGGGTGCCGCAGCCGATGGCCATGACTATTACGAGCATTGGCTGGCGGCGCTGGAGGGGCTGCTGGCCTCAAAGGGGCTGGCCGCCAAATCCGATGTCGATGCGATGGCGCAGGCCTGGGAACGCGCGGCGCACGCCACCCCGCACGGCAAGCCGATCTTGCTGGAGAACGATCCGCATGCCGTGAGGTGATCACGGGCGGAGCGATGTTTGTTCTCTTTACGTTCCAATTTTCGCCTGATAGTCTGGGTGTGGGGAGTTAGCCGCCGTCTGTATCGATGGTGGCGCCTATCTTGTCTTTCCCTCGCGAATCCGGTCACACGATCAGATGGAATTCTCACCCCAACAGGACGAGGCGCTGCAAGCGGTCGCCCGCTGGCTGCAGGCCGGCAAGCCGCAGCTGTTCAGGCTGTTCGGCTATGCCGGCACCGGCAAGACGACGCTCGCGCGTTATTTCGCCGAACATGTCGACGGCCAGGTGCAGTTCGCCGCCTTCACCGGCAAGGCAGCGCAGGTGCTGCGCTCCAAGGGGGCGGTCAATGCCCGCACCATCCATTCGCTGATATACAGGCCCAAGGGAGAGGAATCGGTCGAGGACGAGGTGACCGGCAAGACCTCGATGTCGCCGACCTTCTCGCTCAACCGGCAGAGCCCGATCTCGCGCGCGAAACTGGTCGTCATCGACGAATGCTCGATGGTCGACGAGCAGCTTGGCCGGGACCTGATGAGTTTTGGCACGCCGATCCTGGTGCTGGGCGATCCCGGCCAGCTGCCGCCGATCTCGGGCGGCGGCTTTTTCACCGATCACGAGCCAGATTTCCTGCTCACCGAGATCCACCGGCAGGCGCGTGACAATCCGATCCTGCGGCTGGCCCTCGACGTGCGCGAAGGTCGCGAATTCATGCGCGGCGACTATGGCACGGCGCAGGTGATCGGCAAGGAAGACGTCACCCAGGAACTGGTGCTGAAGGCGGACCAGGTGCTAGTCGGCACCAATCGCACCCGCCGCCGCTACAATCAGCGCCTGCGCGAGCTCAAGGGCTTCAATGCCGACTATCCCCAGGCCGGCGATAAGCTGGTCTGCCTGCGCAACGATCCCGCCAAGGGCCTGCTCAACGGTTCGCTGTGGAAGGTGATGACCTCGTCGCGCGAGACGGTGAAACCTGGCATCAACCTTCTGGTCTCGCCGGAAGAGGACGATCCGGACCGCGGCGTCGCCAAGATCAAGCTGCTCAAGGCGGCGTTCGAGGATCCCGACGCCGATATCCCGTGGCAGCAGAAGAAGCGTTTTGACGATTTCGACTATGGCTATGCCTTGACCGTGCACAAGGCTCAGGGCTCGCAGTGGAACGAGATCGTGCTGTTCGACGAAAGCTGGGCCTTCAAGGAAACACGCCAGCGCTGGCTCTATACCGCGATTACGCGGGCCGCCGAACGGCTGACCATCGTCCGGTAGAGCTACGACGCCGGCTTTTCTCGCACGCCGACCTGCCCGGCGCCGAGCCATTCCCAGGCCTCATCTTCATCCTCGGCCTTGAAATGCCTGAATTCGATGGGTGACGAAGCGGGCAAAGCGTGCCGTGCGTCCGGCGTCCAGTCCGGCGTGCCGATCGCCGCGCAACGGCCTATATGCTCCGATGCATGGATAGCACCCTGTTTGAGGGTCTCGTCGGAGATGTCGGTCCAGTCGACGCCATCGTGATCGACCATGCGCACGGCCACGTCGATTCGCTGATGCAGCGCATAGGCCGCCTCCAGCAGGCCGAACAGGTTTTCCGCATCGGCCGCCGATACATGACCGACGACATCGATGGCGAACAGGTCATCACGAGAGGTGTCGATGCGGCGGATCGCCGGCACGGATTGCAGGAAATTCACGGGTGGGGCCTCCTTTGGCGGAACAGCGTTGGTCTTCTGGAACACCGGAAACCCCTATCTGTTCCCGTCAAAGGCGCTATAGATGCCCGATCTCGAGCGCGCCGCGGATGAACGTGTGGCCGTGGCGCACCGCCAACCGCCTGATTTCACGGACGCCAGACATGCCCGCCAAGCTTTCCGTCAACCTCAACGCCATCGCCATGCTGCGCAACCGACGCGACCTGCCGTGGCCCAGCGTGATCGGCATCGGCCGGCTCGCGCTTGCCGCCGGAGCGCATGGGCTGACGGTCCATCCGCGCCCCGACGAGCGTCACACGCGCCATTCCGACCTGCCCGAAATCAGGGCGCTGATCGACGATGAGTTCCCAAAGGCGGAGTTCAACATCGAGGGTTACCCGAGCGAGGATTTTCTGGCGCTTGTGGAAAAGCATCAGCCCGAACAGGTGACGTTGGTTCCCGATGATCCGGCACAGGCGACCTCCGACCATGGCTGGAACTTCGTCGCCGATGCCGCCTTCCTGACGCCGATCGTCCGGCGCTTGAAGAAGGGCGGCTTCAGGGTGTCGCTGTTTTCCGACGCCGATCCCGCCGGCATGACGGCCGCGCGCGACACCGGCGCCGACCGGATCGAGCTCTATACCGGCCCTTATGGCAGCTATCATTCCGATTCCGAAAAAGCCGCCAAGGAACTGGAAAGATTGGGAAAAACGGCCGACGCCGCATTTGCTGCCGGTCTCCAGGTCAATGCCGGGCACGATTTGACGGTGGGCAATCTGCCGGCTCTGGCCAAGCGCATTCCGGCATTGGCCGAAGTGTCAATCGGACATGGGTTGACAGCCGACGCGTTGGAGTATGGCATGGCCGGCACGGTGGGCCGGTTCCTCAGAGCCTGCGGCTGGTAGGGGTAGAGCTTCGCTTTGCAGGTATGGCAGCCATAGCGTGCAATTGACATCGCATTGCAGCATACGTGAAGCATCGCGCGCTCGTCGGGGGGTGGTCCATGGACCTTGCCAGTCGCGGTAGCGAGGCCGAAACCGTCGAGCAATCGAGCCATTCCGGGGCCGAGCAGCACAGCACCAAGGTTCTGATGCTGGGTGCGCTCGGCGTTGTCTATGGCGATATCGGCACCAGTCCGATCTACGCCTTCCGCGAGGCGCTTCACGCTTCGCCCGGTACCGATACACGCGCTCACGTGCTTGGCGTGCTGTCGCTGATCGTCTGGGCGCTGACGATCATCGTGACCATAAAATATGTCGCCTTCGTGCTTCGCGCCGACAACAAGGGCGAAGGCGGTACCTTGTCGCTGATGTCGCTGGCGCGCAGCGCCTATCCCAAAGGCGCGCGGCTGATCCTGGCGATCGGCCTTTGCGGCGCGGCGTTGTTTTTCGGCGATTCGATCATCACACCGGCCATCTCCGTGCTGTCGGCGGTCGAAGGCCTCACGGTGGTGACGCCGACACTGGACCCCTATGTCGTGCCGATCACGCTGCTCATCCTGGCCATCCTGTTCTCGGTGCAACGCTTCGGCACGGGCAAGGTGGCCGCGGTGTTCGGGCCGGTGACCGCGCTGTGGTTCCTGGCTATCGGCGTAGCGGGGCTCTATCACCTGATGGACGATCCATCGATCCTGCTGGCCATCAATCCGTATCACGCGGTCGCCTATCTCTTCAGCACACCCACAGCCGCCTTTGTCACGGTCGGCGCGGTGTTCCTGGCGGTGACCGGGGCCGAGGCGCTTTATGTCGATCTCGGCCATTTTGGACGCAAGCCCATCGTGTTGGCTTGGTTTTCCGTGGTCTTCCCCTGT from Mesorhizobium sp. 113-3-3 encodes the following:
- the nthA gene encoding nitrile hydratase subunit alpha, whose protein sequence is MSHDHDHDNELDPFAARVRALETILTRKGLIDPAAIDVIVDTYETKIGPRNGARVVAKAWSDPAYADWLKRDATAAIESLSYTGRQGEHMQAVFNTGDTHNLVVCTLCSCYPWSVLGLPPVWYKAPPYRSRAVIDPRGVLEEFGLTLPATTRIRVWDSTAELRYLVVPMRPASTEGWSEQQLADLVSRDAMIGTALAQEPQQTRQPA
- the nthB gene encoding nitrile hydratase subunit beta → MNGPHDLGGQMGFGPVAPEQDEPYFHAAWERRALGVTLCAGAMGAWTIDESRHARESLHPADYYASSYYQIWIKALEKLLKRHGFVSERDLEAGEAIDRAATPKRVLKAENVPAVLAKGGPCDRPVETAPRFKAGDAVRTKNFNPTGHTRLPRYARGKRGTIEAVRDGFVFPDSNAHGQGENPQWVYTVVFDGPEIWGEGADPTLVVSIDAWESYLEPA
- a CDS encoding nitrile hydratase accessory protein encodes the protein MSRPDGIAADLPASLDAAVFAEPWQAEAFAMTVALHDKGLFSWSEWADALSAEVKKPGAAADGHDYYEHWLAALEGLLASKGLAAKSDVDAMAQAWERAAHATPHGKPILLENDPHAVR
- a CDS encoding ATP-dependent DNA helicase is translated as MEFSPQQDEALQAVARWLQAGKPQLFRLFGYAGTGKTTLARYFAEHVDGQVQFAAFTGKAAQVLRSKGAVNARTIHSLIYRPKGEESVEDEVTGKTSMSPTFSLNRQSPISRAKLVVIDECSMVDEQLGRDLMSFGTPILVLGDPGQLPPISGGGFFTDHEPDFLLTEIHRQARDNPILRLALDVREGREFMRGDYGTAQVIGKEDVTQELVLKADQVLVGTNRTRRRYNQRLRELKGFNADYPQAGDKLVCLRNDPAKGLLNGSLWKVMTSSRETVKPGINLLVSPEEDDPDRGVAKIKLLKAAFEDPDADIPWQQKKRFDDFDYGYALTVHKAQGSQWNEIVLFDESWAFKETRQRWLYTAITRAAERLTIVR
- a CDS encoding STAS/SEC14 domain-containing protein, which gives rise to MNFLQSVPAIRRIDTSRDDLFAIDVVGHVSAADAENLFGLLEAAYALHQRIDVAVRMVDHDGVDWTDISDETLKQGAIHASEHIGRCAAIGTPDWTPDARHALPASSPIEFRHFKAEDEDEAWEWLGAGQVGVREKPAS
- a CDS encoding pyridoxine 5'-phosphate synthase, which translates into the protein MPAKLSVNLNAIAMLRNRRDLPWPSVIGIGRLALAAGAHGLTVHPRPDERHTRHSDLPEIRALIDDEFPKAEFNIEGYPSEDFLALVEKHQPEQVTLVPDDPAQATSDHGWNFVADAAFLTPIVRRLKKGGFRVSLFSDADPAGMTAARDTGADRIELYTGPYGSYHSDSEKAAKELERLGKTADAAFAAGLQVNAGHDLTVGNLPALAKRIPALAEVSIGHGLTADALEYGMAGTVGRFLRACGW